The Moorella glycerini genomic interval GGTAAGATCAAAACCGCGGAAGGCACTTACCGCGGGACGCATTTCCCTGGCCAGGAGGGCGGCTCCCAGGGCCCCCATAACCCCATAATGTTTCGGGACGATGACCTCCGTCCCCAGGGCGCGGTTAAAGGCCTGGCGCATGCCGGCATTGGCCGCCACCCCGCCCTGGAAGACAACGGGCGGGAGGATTTCCTTACCCTTGCCGACGTTGTTTAAATAGTTACGCACCAGGGCTTCGCATAAGCCGGCGATAATATCCTCCAGCGGATGGCCCTGTTGCTGTTTATGAATCATGTCAGATTCGGCAAAGACGGCGCAGCGGCCGGCAATGCGTACGGGACTACGGGATTCCAGGGCGCGGCGGCCGAACTCTTCGATAGGAATTCCTAAGCGGGCCGCCTGCTGGTCCAGGAAGGAGCCGGTGCCGGCGGCGCAGACGGTATTCATGGCAAAGTCCGTCACTATGCCCTGGCGGAGAATGATAATCTTGGAATCCTGACCGCCGATCTCCAGGACTGTCTGTACCCCTGGCACGGCAAAACTCGCCGCGAAGGCATGGGCGGTAATTTCGTTTTTGATCACATCGGCCCCCACCATGACGGCTGCCAGGGAACGGCCGCTGCCGGTAGTACCGGCAGCGGCGACGCTTATATCTTTACCCAGGGTAGCTACAACCTGGCGCAAGCCCTCCTGGATGGCCTGGATGGGCTGGCCACGGGTACGCAGGTAGACGGTGGTAAGTACCTGCCCCTGTTCATCCAGGGCTACAACGTTGGTGCTCACCGAGCCAACATCTATACCTAGGTAAATTTTTGGCATTTGTTTTCAGCTCCTTGGAACAGTTTTTGCTGGAGGTATGTCCCTCGCCGCTCCGCCGCTTTTCTCCCTTTCTGCCAGCGCAGCATATCCACGAAGGCTTCCAGGCGGGTTTGCAGGCCGGCTTCACCTGTTTGCTCGTCCAGGTAAATGGTCATAACGGGTATGCCCCTGGCTTCCTGGACGGCCGGCATAACGGAGTGGGCCACTATTTCCGGCATGCAGGTTAATGGTGCCAGCTGGATGACGCCGTCGCAGCCGTGCCGGGCAAAGGTGACTGTATCTCCTACCGACTCCCAGCCATGGCCGCCGACAAAGTGGTTTAAAAAGGGCGGGGCCGTTTTTTCCGGGTGGTGGCCGGGCAGGGGCAGGAGACCTTTAAACAGGTTATCGTTAATCCAGCGGCTGAGGAAAAGGCCCCGGACCACTTCTACCCCCAGGGCCCCCAGGCGCCTTTCAATATTCAGGTTAACCAGGGGCTCCAGGAGGGTATAGATTTCGCCGACAATGCCCACCCGCAGCAGCGGGCCTCCTCCGTGCCGGGG includes:
- a CDS encoding acyl-CoA dehydratase activase, whose translation is MPKIYLGIDVGSVSTNVVALDEQGQVLTTVYLRTRGQPIQAIQEGLRQVVATLGKDISVAAAGTTGSGRSLAAVMVGADVIKNEITAHAFAASFAVPGVQTVLEIGGQDSKIIILRQGIVTDFAMNTVCAAGTGSFLDQQAARLGIPIEEFGRRALESRSPVRIAGRCAVFAESDMIHKQQQGHPLEDIIAGLCEALVRNYLNNVGKGKEILPPVVFQGGVAANAGMRQAFNRALGTEVIVPKHYGVMGALGAALLAREMRPAVSAFRGFDLTGREFRSGGFECQGCANHCEVVELREGRQVLARWGDRCGKWSNAVAV